A genomic window from Camelus ferus isolate YT-003-E chromosome X, BCGSAC_Cfer_1.0, whole genome shotgun sequence includes:
- the TEX13A gene encoding testis-expressed protein 13A — MALKPEDLSGGFQHGKVVAFINEKMARHAKGPEFYLENTSLSWEEVEAKLNAILEDTEVSSEAKEACAWGSLALGMRFAHRQNQLNECRVQCLHDFTRLQKSAAQALASDLKLLTAQREVERKEAAAQLRLAQASLAEMRKERDLLRWKLFQTELGPLRERVAEGPGLATATGAGTGAGEVEEKAEATATSASASGATGGGGGGRQEDEEDTDDAEAMEKLGEDLMQLLGAADQKSYTSSRQREGNLRSLETPMVYLSGAKKSRSTVSQELLPVQLPASFTYSYSCPLSPFPDTPIPSPPTTSPLAETFTAGALPQTSPHWGPSDVSLWANMGALGIDPREPQRDRRDSDPYPQRRQPVFRRPGDWDCPWCKAVNFSRRETCFRCGRGIWLQSPQ, encoded by the exons ATGGCCTTGAAACCCGAGGACCTCAGTGGTGGGTTCCAGCATGGCAAGGTGGTGGCCTTTATCAACGAGAAGATGGCCAGGCACGCAAAAGGCCCTGAGTTCTACCTCGAGAATACGTCCCTGtcctgggaggaggtggaggccaAGCTCAATGCCATCCTGGAGGACACTGAGGTGTCCAGCGAGGCCAAAGAGGCCTGTGcctggggcagcctggccctgggcatGCGCTTTGCCCACAGGCAGAACCAGTTAAATGAGTGCAGGGTGCAGTGCCTGCATGACTTCACAAGACTGCAAAAGTCAGCCGCGCAGGCCTTGGCCTCAGACCTGAAGTTGCTCACGGCGCAGCGGGAGGTGGAGCGTAAGGAGGCGGCCGCCCAGCTGCGGCtggcccaggccagcctggcagAGATGCGGAAAGAAAGGGACCTGCTGAGGTGGAAGCTCTTCCAGACA GAGCTGGGGCCTCTGCGGGAGCGGGTCGCAGAGGGGCCAGGCCTGGCCACTGCTACTGGGGCTGGCACAGGAGCAGGTGAGGTGGAAGAGAAGGCGGAAGCCACAGCTACTAGTGCTTCTGCTTCTGGCgccacaggaggaggaggaggaggaagacaggaggatgaggaggatACAGACGATGCAGAGGCAATGGAGAAACTGGGTGAAGACCTTATGCAGCTCCTCGGAGCTGCGGACCAGAAAAGTTACACCTCtagcaggcagagggagggaaatcTAAGGTCACTGGAAACACCCATGGTTTATTTATCTGGGGCAAAAAAGTCTAGGTCCACAGTCTCACAGGAACTGCTTCCTGTCCAGCTGCCTGCCTCATTCACATATTCATACTCATGCCCCTTATCCCCCTTTCCAGACACACCCATACCATCTCCACCTACAACATCCCCACTAGCAGAAACATTCACAGCAGGAGCTCTACCTCAGACCTCTCCCCACTGGGGACCCTCTGATGTTAGCTTGTGGGCTAATATGGGGGCCCTGGGAATAGACCCTCGAGAACCCCAAAGAGACAGGAGAGACTCTGATCCCTATCCGCAGAGGAGACAACCAGTGTTTCGCAGGCCAGGAGATTGGGACTGCCCTTGGTGTAAAGCTGTGAATTTTTCACGGAGGGAAACTTGCTTCCGCTGTGGGAGGGGTATCTGGCTGCAGAGCCCTCAGTGA